In Aequorivita sp. H23M31, a single window of DNA contains:
- a CDS encoding fumarate reductase/succinate dehydrogenase flavoprotein subunit: protein MSKLDSKIPEGPLADKWTKHKNDLNLINPANKRNIDIIVIGTGLAGGSAAATLAELGYNVKTFCYQDSPRRAHSIAAQGGINASKNYQGDGDSNFRLFYDTVKGGDYRSREANSYRLAELSGNIIDQCVAQGVPFAREYGGYLDNRSFGGVLVSRTFYAKGQTGQQLLLGAYAAMNRQINRGKITAYNRHEMLDLVVVDGKARGIIARDLVSGKLERHSAHAVVIASGGYGNVFFLSTNAMGSNVTASWKIHKKGAYFANPCYTQIHPTCIPVSGEHQSKLTLMSESLRNDGRIWVPKKKEDAEAIRQGKKKPNDLSLEERDFYLERRYPSFGNLVPRDVASRAAKERCDAGYGVNKTGQAVFLDFASAIERYGKERAIVHGNHNPSHEEIRNYGKQVIKEKYGNLFQMYEKIVDQNPYETPMMIYPAVHYTMGGIWVDYNLQSTIPGCFVLGEANFSDHGANRLGASALMQGLADGYFVIPYTIGNYLAQDIRTGKIPTTSPEFDEAEKSVQDNLDRLLNNKGKHSVDYFHKKLGHIMWNKCGMARNAQGLTEAMAEIRELREEFWRDVRVPGTQFELNAELEKATRVADFMELGELMAKDALNRNESAGGHFREEFQTDEGEALRDDENYMYVAAWEYTGDPANEILHKEELNYENIEVKARSYK from the coding sequence ATGTCAAAATTAGATTCAAAGATTCCTGAAGGCCCATTGGCCGACAAATGGACAAAACATAAAAATGATTTAAATCTCATTAACCCGGCCAATAAACGTAATATTGATATTATAGTCATCGGGACCGGACTTGCCGGTGGAAGTGCCGCCGCAACGCTTGCAGAACTTGGCTATAATGTAAAAACATTCTGTTACCAGGATTCTCCGAGACGTGCCCACTCCATCGCAGCACAGGGAGGTATTAATGCTTCCAAAAATTATCAAGGAGACGGCGACTCTAATTTCCGTCTTTTCTATGATACCGTAAAAGGAGGGGATTACCGTTCTCGAGAGGCAAACTCATATCGACTTGCAGAGCTTTCGGGAAATATTATCGACCAATGTGTAGCTCAGGGCGTTCCTTTTGCCCGCGAATATGGAGGATATCTTGATAACCGATCTTTTGGAGGAGTTTTGGTTTCCCGAACCTTTTACGCAAAAGGTCAAACTGGCCAGCAATTGCTTTTGGGTGCTTACGCTGCAATGAACCGACAAATAAATAGAGGGAAGATTACTGCTTACAACCGTCACGAAATGCTAGATTTGGTTGTAGTGGATGGAAAAGCAAGAGGAATTATTGCCCGGGACTTGGTATCCGGAAAACTAGAAAGACATTCCGCCCATGCCGTTGTAATTGCCTCAGGTGGATATGGTAATGTGTTTTTCCTTTCAACCAATGCTATGGGAAGTAACGTTACTGCCTCCTGGAAGATTCATAAAAAAGGCGCCTATTTTGCTAATCCCTGTTATACCCAAATTCACCCTACCTGCATTCCAGTTTCAGGAGAACACCAAAGCAAATTGACCTTGATGTCCGAATCTCTTCGGAATGATGGTAGAATATGGGTTCCAAAGAAAAAGGAAGATGCGGAAGCTATCAGACAGGGAAAGAAAAAGCCAAACGATTTATCTTTGGAAGAGCGTGATTTCTATTTGGAGCGCAGGTATCCTTCCTTCGGAAACCTTGTACCACGCGATGTTGCCTCACGAGCAGCCAAAGAAAGATGTGATGCCGGTTATGGAGTCAACAAAACAGGACAAGCAGTGTTTCTTGACTTTGCCTCAGCAATTGAGCGCTATGGGAAAGAACGGGCGATAGTCCATGGTAACCATAATCCATCCCACGAAGAAATAAGAAACTACGGAAAACAAGTTATCAAAGAGAAATACGGTAACCTTTTCCAGATGTATGAAAAAATTGTCGATCAGAATCCTTACGAAACGCCGATGATGATTTACCCAGCAGTACATTACACTATGGGCGGTATTTGGGTAGATTACAATTTACAATCTACAATTCCTGGATGCTTTGTATTGGGAGAGGCAAACTTTAGTGATCACGGTGCCAATAGATTGGGAGCATCGGCCCTGATGCAAGGTTTGGCCGATGGGTACTTTGTAATTCCTTATACTATAGGAAACTACTTGGCGCAAGATATTAGAACAGGAAAGATCCCAACAACTTCCCCGGAATTTGATGAGGCCGAAAAAAGTGTTCAAGATAACCTAGATAGACTGTTAAACAACAAAGGGAAACATTCCGTTGATTATTTCCACAAAAAGTTGGGCCATATCATGTGGAACAAATGTGGAATGGCGCGTAATGCACAAGGTTTAACAGAAGCGATGGCCGAAATAAGGGAACTGAGAGAGGAGTTCTGGAGAGATGTGCGTGTTCCGGGAACCCAGTTTGAACTTAACGCCGAATTGGAGAAAGCAACTCGGGTAGCAGACTTTATGGAGCTCGGGGAATTAATGGCAAAAGACGCGCTCAACAGAAATGAATCCGCAGGTGGACATTTCCGTGAGGAATTTCAAACCGACGAGGGGGAAGCCTTGCGAGACGATGAAAACTATATGTACGTTGCCGCGTGGGAATATACAGGCGATCCAGCGAATGAAATACTCCATAAAGAGGAGCTTAATTATGAGAATATTGAAGTAAAAGCTAGAAGTTATAAATAG
- a CDS encoding succinate dehydrogenase cytochrome b subunit, which translates to MAILSTSIARKFAMALSGLFLVLFLAQHLTINLSSVFDPETFNSWSEFMGTNIAVQFILQPILAFAVVFHFIMGFILEARNRNARKISYKSYKGNRNSTWVSRNMLISGLVILAFLGLHFYDFWFPEMNIKYIQGGPLDPTRYYTEMVHKFADPVRTALYCISFVLLALHLWHGFSSTFQSIGWNNKYSKGLRGFTQFYAVVVPLGFIFIALYLHFNGSF; encoded by the coding sequence ATGGCAATATTATCTACTTCAATAGCCAGAAAGTTCGCGATGGCACTATCTGGGCTATTTTTGGTGTTATTTCTAGCGCAACACCTTACCATCAATTTATCTTCTGTATTTGATCCAGAGACCTTCAATAGTTGGTCAGAATTTATGGGTACCAATATCGCTGTTCAGTTTATATTACAGCCGATCCTAGCTTTCGCGGTGGTTTTCCACTTTATAATGGGTTTTATTCTGGAAGCTCGAAACAGAAATGCGCGTAAGATAAGTTACAAATCTTATAAGGGGAATAGAAATTCAACCTGGGTTTCCCGGAATATGCTAATCTCTGGATTAGTGATTTTGGCATTCTTAGGTTTGCACTTTTATGACTTCTGGTTTCCGGAAATGAATATTAAATATATTCAAGGAGGACCATTGGATCCTACCCGGTATTATACAGAGATGGTCCATAAATTTGCCGATCCGGTACGTACAGCTCTGTATTGCATTTCCTTTGTATTACTGGCGCTCCACTTATGGCACGGGTTTTCATCTACCTTCCAGAGTATCGGTTGGAACAATAAATACTCTAAAGGTCTCAGAGGATTTACACAGTTTTATGCAGTAGTAGTCCCTCTTGGATTCATTTTTATTGCATTGTACCTACATTTTAATGGATCCTTCTAA
- a CDS encoding class I SAM-dependent methyltransferase: MLLNQKDHWETVYKTKDASQVSWTQSVPITSLEFIHSLNLPKNAAIIDVGGGDSNLVDYLLDAGFTDITVLDISSHALEKAKLRLGEKAKRINWVVSNITEFNPTKQYDLWHDRAAFHFLIESDEKDSYLKLIRDTVKNYLVIGTFSVNGPTKCSGLEITQYSENTLSKFLEPHFEKIKCKTEDHITPFNTSQNFLFCSFKRLK, from the coding sequence ATGCTTTTAAATCAAAAAGACCATTGGGAAACCGTCTATAAAACCAAGGATGCGAGTCAAGTAAGTTGGACGCAGTCTGTCCCCATAACCTCTTTGGAATTTATTCATTCCCTTAATCTTCCAAAAAATGCTGCAATTATTGATGTTGGTGGAGGGGACAGCAATCTTGTAGATTATCTATTGGATGCGGGGTTTACGGATATTACAGTTTTGGATATTTCATCGCACGCATTGGAAAAAGCAAAACTACGATTGGGGGAAAAAGCAAAGAGGATCAATTGGGTAGTTTCAAATATTACCGAATTTAATCCCACAAAACAATACGATCTCTGGCATGACAGGGCTGCCTTTCATTTTCTTATTGAATCAGATGAAAAAGATTCATATTTGAAATTAATCCGGGACACGGTAAAAAATTATTTGGTTATCGGGACATTCTCAGTAAACGGGCCCACAAAATGTAGCGGTCTGGAGATTACTCAATATTCCGAGAATACTTTATCGAAATTTTTGGAGCCCCATTTTGAAAAAATAAAATGTAAAACCGAGGATCATATTACCCCATTCAACACCTCTCAGAATTTTCTATTTTGTTCTTTTAAACGTTTGAAATGA
- a CDS encoding DUF1801 domain-containing protein, with protein sequence MKGDQEFEEAIQSFSEEIKNMSRQTRNLIRKIFPEVVEVVWKKQKNIGFGTGPKKKTEHFCWLMPATKHVTLGFNYGAQLPDPSNILEGTGKLFRHYKVKNEVDLSNQDLINLIKFAIDFRGKKI encoded by the coding sequence ATGAAAGGGGATCAAGAATTCGAGGAGGCAATCCAAAGCTTTTCCGAGGAAATAAAAAATATGTCCCGTCAAACTCGGAATTTAATTAGAAAAATTTTTCCCGAAGTTGTTGAGGTCGTCTGGAAAAAGCAAAAGAACATTGGATTTGGCACGGGTCCAAAGAAAAAAACGGAACACTTTTGTTGGCTGATGCCGGCTACGAAGCATGTAACTCTTGGATTTAATTACGGTGCTCAATTGCCGGATCCCAGCAATATACTAGAAGGTACGGGAAAATTATTCCGACATTACAAGGTGAAAAATGAAGTTGATCTATCCAATCAGGATTTAATCAACTTAATAAAATTTGCCATCGATTTTAGAGGGAAGAAAATTTAA
- a CDS encoding DoxX family membrane protein produces MRKAIKLFLRLALAAGFLSAVADRFGFWPDNVSAWGNWESFLQYTATINPWFPSSAIPALAIIATCAEIIFAIFLIIGFKTKLFANLSGLLLLIFALSMSFSIGIKPVFDYSVFIASAGAFALGAMKEKFWEVG; encoded by the coding sequence ATGAGAAAAGCTATTAAATTGTTTTTAAGACTGGCACTTGCGGCCGGATTTTTATCCGCTGTTGCCGATAGATTCGGCTTTTGGCCGGATAATGTTAGCGCGTGGGGAAACTGGGAGAGCTTTTTACAATATACGGCAACTATCAATCCTTGGTTTCCAAGTTCGGCAATTCCAGCTCTCGCTATAATCGCCACGTGTGCTGAGATTATATTTGCAATTTTCCTTATAATCGGCTTTAAGACAAAATTGTTTGCAAATCTAAGTGGCCTGCTTTTGCTCATTTTCGCCCTTTCCATGAGTTTCTCCATTGGCATAAAACCCGTTTTCGACTACTCTGTTTTTATTGCCTCTGCTGGAGCTTTCGCCTTAGGCGCTATGAAAGAGAAATTTTGGGAAGTGGGATAA